From the genome of Macrobrachium nipponense isolate FS-2020 chromosome 43, ASM1510439v2, whole genome shotgun sequence, one region includes:
- the LOC135213672 gene encoding ankyrin repeat domain-containing protein 50-like, with protein MAADSGVPGRRFLCREWAWAKLWACLEQRPAAKTCGALLVGGPGTGKTALCTQLVAPTTSHGRHASALQARLLARHFCHSHDAASLSVGCFIQSLVVQLAESPLLPGYATKVEAADVQAALEPRTLHTNPDDALKRAILFPLLELDPPDKTLLIMVDSIDETDLQALQGGAPRDGNNVEITNNSCPSKTIAELLATHHHLLPQWLLLVVTARRGSRAIIKQFAGFRKVALDDLRRGHVVRDVQQYILCRLDREPALRHHLSRETAEMLNQLHIKSNGCFLYLERVLDGVAEGWVTLREIRHIPGTLNGLYLWLCQRLYPRRHFQRVSPLLSVILAARAPLTQEKLREAIEIRNPGLTDEDWNKRWSLLARVLSPDHDDRVLLFHHSFAEWLLDVKHCTQKYLVNVADGHAMLAMCLSRDGPDLNVTQVHQLAVHLSRIHMEPPLEQFHLPLWMVSCGVPLDICSDLPPPRDQRALKILQDAGAALPDDHPQDEDDDDVDDDEDDEEEEEGEEGGEEICPTTEVKYQELEQEEEEEEEEDIPGQEDQETEELEQEEELKKLAEHHEEMGDLICNIDGLQLKEKSVEEEKEKDDQEENEKYEQKDNVNTVCNSEGDATEAKEEVDTGRPRDGQDDYEREEYVTMVPLPGQFINGGTGGGCSTEGAASSGGHPSTNGRHSTGGRQSTGGRQSTGGRQSTGGRQSTGGRQSTGGRQSTGGRHSSEHSSSSSRRRERRRRRHREDPLYPYLRGGPVDQVDGSGRSLLHSASHQGDASLVRLLLERGAFQGLQDRAGQTPLNLAARHGHAEVVTILLSAGSDPDHADADGWTPLRSAAWGGHSEVVTALLNGGALVDLADGDGRTALRAAAWGGHEDVVAALLCHGAAVNQADSEGRTPLIAAAYMGHSEIVEALLEAGADVNHQDIDGRTALSVAALCVPASEGHGSVVTTLLERGAAVNHQDHDGLTPLLVAAFEGHTEVCELLLEYDGDVDHVDRSGRTPLLAAASMGHAAVVERLLFWGCYVDHIDAEGRTVLSVAAAQGSQETVRLLLDRGLDETHRDNAGWTPLHYAAFEGHCGVCEALIEAGARVNEVDNDGKHALVLAAQEGHTAVVSALLDANANIHHTSHDGRSALRVAALEGHKDVVHLLLCRGADLHYKDADGRSTLYLLALENRLDMARFLMESGADVESTDLEGRTPLHVTAWQGHTRMVTLLLEGGAHVDAVDKEQRTPLQSAAWQGHAEVVRLLLERGAAVDHTCSQGATALSIAAQEGHEDSVAILLQYGANPAHSDRCGRTAIKVALKGGHIHLARMLEENLIQQQQQQGSSSRGIVTSSSVGSGSTAETKPCSALLCPGLAASPAESPESTFEKRRSVASLGQHSSSKSSGNLTTSTRSSGGPRAPTPRDASLHIQHHQQPPLPPPAPSAPPVSAMSPVLSFTQQLQQCGRGRGRRNPPPPQPALTPLDEPASPLYASPPLSPLSDGPGGGRHLPGGAILEDDYTVPVQQSSKRAPRPSAPPVSLNQEINRHHSGVLPPGLGGSNIPGMGVNVPGGIPGGAGSPGSSGFTFTQDQHMRIILGTRSPEPRPRRNGIVTNPSLKAAHAKAAHLLRNGLSGRPRQPPARPNGLPLKKETPL; from the exons ATGGCTGCTGACAGCGGTGTGCCGGGGCGGCGCTTCCTGTGTCGCGAATGGGCCTGGGCCAAACTTTGGGCCTGCCTAGAGCAACGCCCAGCAGCCAAGACCTGCGGTGCTTTGCTGGTGGGGGGACCTGGCACCGGCAAGACTGCTCTCTGCACCCAACTGGTGGCGCCCACCACCTCCCACGGCCGTCACGCCAGCGCCCTTCAGGCTCGGCTCCTGGCCCGCCACTTCTGCCACAGCCACGATGCTGCGTCACTCAGCGTCGGCTGCTTCATCCAATCGCTGGTGGTGCAGTTGGCAGAGTCGCCTCTGCTACCCGGCTACGCAACAAAGGTGGAGGCTGCGGACGTGCAGGCAGCCCTGGAGCCGCGGACCCTGCACACCAACCCTGACGATGCTTTGAAAAGGGCGATATTGTTTCCCCTGCTAGAACTTGACCCCCCAGACAAAACCTTACTCATCATGGTTGATAGCATTGATGAGACTGACCTGCAGGCGCTGCAGGGAGGTGCTCCACGGGATGGAAACAATGTGGAAATCACCAACAACAGTTGTCCATCCAAAACAATTGCAGAATTGTTGGCCACTCATCACCATCTACTTCCTCAGTGGCTCCTGCTAGTGGTAACAGCACGGCGTGGGTCGAGGGCCATTATCAAACAGTTTGCTGGGTTTAGAAAAGTCGCTCTAGATGATCTACGCAGAGGTCACGTGGTGCGGGATGTACAGCAGTATATACTCTGCAGACTAGATCGAGAACCCGCTCTGAGGCATCACTTATCCCGAGAAACTGCTGAAATGCTCAACCAGCTACACATAAAGAGCAATGGTTGCTTCCTGTATCTAGAAAGAGTCCTAGATGGCGTAGCAGAGGGATGGGTCACCCTGAGAGAGATACGCCATATACCCGGTACCCTCAATGGCCTCTACTTATGGCTTTGTCAGAGACTCTACCCTCGTAGACATTTCCAGAGGGTTTCCCCATTGCTCTCGGTTATTTTGGCAGCGAGAGCTCCGCTCACGCAGGAGAAACTGCGTGAAGCCATTGAAATTCGTAATCCAGGTCTCACAGATGAAGATTGGAACAAGAGATGGTCACTTCTTGCCCGTGTCTTGTCCCCAGATCACGACGATAGAGTTCTCCTCTTTCACCATAGTTTTGCTGAGTGGTTGCTGGATGTGAAGCACTGTACTCAGAAGTATTTGGTGAATGTAGCTGATGGACATGCCATGCTAGCTATGTGTCTATCAAGGGATGGTCCTGACCTGAATGTGACTCAGGTGCACCAATTAGCCGTCCATCTGTCACGAATTCACATGGAACCTCCTCTAGAACAGTTTCATTTACCATTGTGGATGGTTTCTTGTGGTGTACCACTTGATATTTGTTCAGACTTGCCACCTCCCAGAGATCAACGAGCTTTAAAGATATTGCAGGATGCTGGAGCAGCACTTCCGGACGATCACCCTCAAgacgaggatgatgatgatgtggatgatgatgaggatgatgaagaagaagaagaaggtgaggAAGGTGGAGAGGAAATATGTCCAACAACTGAAGTCAAGTATCAAGAACTAGagcaagaagaggaagaggaggaggaggaggatataccAGGTCAGGAAGATCAAGAGACAGAGGAGTTGGAACAGGAAGAGGAACTCAAAAAACTTGCTGAGCATCATGAGGAAATGGGTGATCTCATATGTAACATTGATGGTttacagttaaaagaaaaaagtgttgaagaagagaaagaaaaagatgatCAAGAAGAGAATGAAAAGTATGAACAGAAGGATAATGTCAATACTGTTTGTAATAGTGAAGGAGATGCAACTGAAGCCAAAGAGGAGGTAGATACAGGTAGACCAAGGGATGGTCAAGatgattatgagagagaggagtatgTGACAATGGTTCCACTGCCTGGTCAGTTCATTAATGGGGGCACTGGTGGGGGTTGTAGCACTGAAGGAGCTGCCAGTTCTGGTGGACATCCCAGCACAAATGGCCGTCACAGTACAGGTGGCCGGCAGAGCACTGGTGGCCGGCAGAGCACTGGTGGCCGGCAGAGCACAGGTGGCAGACAGAGCACTGGTGGCCGACAAAGCACTGGTGGTAGGCAGAGCACAGGCGGACGACACAGTAGTGAgcatagcagtagcagtagccGTCGAAGGGAACGCAGGAGGCGTCGTCATCGTGAAGACCCCCTTTACCCTTATCTCCGAGGTGGTCCTGTGGACCAGGTAGATGGCTCAGGGAGATCCCTTTTGCACAGTGCTTCACACCAGGGTGATGCTTCCCTGGTGCGTCTTCTGCTAGAACGGGGAGCTTTCCAGGGGCTGCAGGACAGAGCAGGCCAAACACCTCTCAATCTTGCTGCTCGTCATGGTCATGCAGAAGTGGTGACTATTCTGCTGAGTGCCGGCAGCGACCCAGATCATGCAGATGCGGATGGGTGGACCCCACTGAGATCAGCTGCTTGGGGTGGACATAGTGAAGTGGTGACAGCACTCTTGAATGGTGGTGCATTGGTCGACTTAGCGGATGGAGACGGACGTACTGCTTTAAGGGCAGCTGCTTGGGGCGGGCATGAAGATGTTGTGGCAGCTTTATTGTGTCATGGTGCAGCTGTAAATCAAGCAGACAGTGAAGGCCGAACTCCGCTGATTGCAGCAGCTTACATGGGTCATAGTGAAATTGTTGAGGCTCTCTTAGAGGCTGGGGCAGATGTCAATCACCAAGATATTGATGGAAGAACAGCACTGAGTGTTGCTGCCTTATGTGTCCCAGCCAGTGAAGGTCATGGCAGTGTTGTTACTACTCTACTGGAGCGAGGGGCAGCTGTTAACCATCAAGACCATGATGGTCTTACGCCTTTGCTAGTGGCAGCATTTGAAGGCCATAC GGAAGTATGTGAGCTGCTATTGGAATATGATGGGGATGTTGACCATGTAGATCGCTCTGGAAGAACTCCCTTACTGGCAGCAGCTTCAATGGGCCATGCAGCTGTAGTGGAACGCTTGCTGTTCTGGGGCTGTTATGTAGATCACATTGATGCTGAAGGAAGGACAGTACTTAGTGTGGCTGCTGCACAAGGTTCTCAG gagacTGTAAGACTGCTTTTAGATCGAGGCTTAGATGAAACTCATAGAGACAATGCAGGTTGGACTCCATTACATTATGCAGCTTTTGAAGGTCATTGTGGTGTATGTGAAGCTTTAATAGAAGCAGGTGCTCGAGTCAATGAAGTTGATAATGATGGTAAGCATGCTCTTGTCCTTGCTGCCCAAGAAGGTCACACCGCAGTGGTCTCGGCACTACTGGATGCCAATGCAAATATCCACCACACTAGCCATGACGGTCGATCAGCACTCCGTGTAGCTGCCCTGGAAGGTCACAAGGATGTTGTGCATCTCCTCCTGTGTCGAGGAGCTGATCTCCACTATAAAGATGCAGATGGTCGGTCTACGCTTTACCTCTTGGCCCTTGAAAATCGACTGGATATGGCACGCTTCCTCATGGAAAGTGGTGCTGATGTTGAGAGCACTGATTTGGAAGGTCGTACTCCTCTTCATGTTACTGCTTGGCAAGGACATACTCGTATGGTTACTCTTTTACTAGAAGGTGGTGCTCATGTTGATGCTGTAGATAAAGAACAAAGGACTCCATTGCAAAGTGCCGCCTGGCAAGGTCATGCGGAAGTAGTAAGGTTGTTGTTAGAACGTGGTGCAGCGGTTGATCACACTTGCTCACAAGGTGCTACTGCTCTCAGTATAGCTGCACAAGAAGGCCATGAAGATAGTGTTGCAATTCTGTTGCAGTATGGTGCCAATCCTGCTCATTCTGACCGATGTGGTCGCACTGCTATTAAAGTAGCTTTGAAAGGTGGTCACATCCATCTTGCTCGTATGTTGGAAGAAAATCTCAtccaacagcagcaacagcagggcAGTTCTTCACGTGGAATTGTAACCTCCTCATCGGTAGGCTCTGGTTCCACTGCTGAAACCAAGCcatgctctgctctgctctgtcCTGGTTTAGCAGCTTCTCCGGCAGAGTCTCCCGAATCCACCTTTGAGAAACGGCGTTCGGTAGCTTCTCTGGGTCAGCATTCCTCCTCCAAATCATCAGGCAACCTCACCACTTCCACGCGATCATCGGGTGGTCCCAGGGCTCCCACTCCAAGAGATGCTTCTCTTCATATCCAGCATCACCAGCAGCCACCTTTACCTCCACCTGCACCTTCAGCACCTCCAGTTTCTGCTATGTCACCAGTTCTCAGTTTCACGCAACAATTGCAACAGTGTGGCCGTGGACGTGGGCGTCGCAACCCCCCTCCACCTCAGCCAGCTCTTACACCTCTTGATGAACCTGCTTCACCCCTGTATGCCTCTCCACCACTGTCTCCCCTGAGTGATGGTCCTGGTGGAGGAAGGCATCTCCCTGGAGGAGCTATCCTAGAAGACGATTACACGGTGCCAGTCCAGCAGTCGTCAAAACGAGCACCAAGACCATCTGCACCCCCTGTTAGTCTTAATCAAGAG ATAAATCGTCATCATAGTGGAGTATTACCGCCTGGCCTTGGTGGTAGTAACATCCCAGGCATGGGAGTGAATGTTCCTGGGGGCATTCCAGGAGGGGCAGGATCCCCAGGGTCATCAGGATTCACTTTTACTCAAGATCAGCACATGAGGATTATCTTGGGTACCCGGTCCCCTGAGCCCCGTCCTCGTCGTAATGGTATTGTCACCAATCCCAGCCTTAAGGCCGCTCACGCAAAGGCCGCTCATCTCCTCAGGAATGGTCTTAGTGGTCGCCCAAGACAACCCCCAGCCCGCCCTAATGGACTCCCACTTAAAAAAGAAACACCACTATGA